From Microbacterium sp. YJN-G, a single genomic window includes:
- a CDS encoding sugar ABC transporter permease, with protein MTISQTTQPSQPSTSAIVTSGAGAGVRGEGREPRRPFGKYFRETGWRHLVGIAATVFALFPLLYVISASLNPGGTLLTANSLFGTIDIGSYIELFQNPSQPYGAWFVNTLVIGLVTSALTVLLGALAAYSFSRMRFTGRRFTLTALLVVQMFPQMLAMVAIFLIMVTISDIFPAIGLNTQIGLIMVYLGGALGANTYLMYGFFNTVPASIDEAAKIDGAGHARIFFTIILRLVAPILAVVGLLSFIGTSSEFVLASVILIDPDKQTLAVGLYRFVADEFSKNWSVFAAGAVLAAILPVALFLALQKYIVGGLTAGSVK; from the coding sequence ATGACCATCTCCCAGACCACCCAGCCCTCCCAGCCCTCCACGAGCGCGATCGTCACCTCCGGTGCAGGCGCCGGCGTCCGCGGCGAGGGCCGCGAGCCGCGCCGGCCATTCGGCAAGTACTTCCGCGAGACCGGCTGGCGCCACCTCGTCGGCATCGCCGCGACCGTGTTCGCGCTGTTCCCGCTCCTGTACGTGATCAGCGCCTCGCTGAACCCGGGCGGCACCCTGCTGACCGCCAACTCGCTGTTCGGCACCATCGACATCGGCAGCTACATCGAGCTGTTCCAGAACCCCTCGCAGCCCTACGGCGCCTGGTTCGTGAACACCCTGGTGATCGGACTGGTCACCTCGGCGCTCACGGTGCTGCTCGGAGCCCTGGCGGCCTACAGCTTCTCGCGGATGCGGTTCACCGGCCGCCGCTTCACCCTCACCGCGCTGCTGGTGGTGCAGATGTTCCCGCAGATGCTCGCGATGGTCGCGATCTTCCTGATCATGGTGACCATCAGCGACATCTTCCCGGCGATCGGCCTGAACACCCAGATCGGCCTGATCATGGTCTACCTGGGCGGCGCACTCGGTGCGAACACGTACCTCATGTACGGGTTCTTCAACACCGTTCCCGCGTCGATCGACGAGGCCGCGAAGATCGACGGCGCCGGGCACGCCCGCATCTTCTTCACGATCATCCTGCGCCTGGTCGCCCCGATCCTCGCTGTCGTCGGCCTGCTGAGCTTCATCGGCACCTCGAGCGAGTTCGTGCTCGCCAGCGTCATCCTCATCGACCCCGACAAGCAGACCCTCGCGGTCGGCCTGTACCGCTTCGTGGCCGACGAGTTCTCGAAGAACTGGAGCGTGTTCGCCGCCGGCGCCGTGCTCGCCGCGATCCTGCCGGTCGCGTTGTTCCTCGCCCTGCAGAAGTACATCGTCGGCGGTCTCACCGCCGGCAGCGTCAAGTAG
- a CDS encoding ABC transporter produces the protein MSDPEVPKNEQPKDVEDVVGSANEGLDAAAAARADVPGTDSGADDVDPDHAAFEAAERDFPGTFTSEPAPGDDTRTTPVASGDDAVPSVEERPVVASETDAAGTPVSEPLTTPAATVRDDDRDDVAARSDDEWRDRDAGRDDLRTEEAPVHTVADDAYAPSAASAETRVLPAEPTAVVAPAPAPPQPIFVQAPEPPRELGNRGTAGAIGLVATVAFAVLYLGAILGIGALAGDVTLENIGTAALAPLTTWSFWVPVAVFFLSFWLLGAFVNRARWGKWVTLGLLVALATYGGHLLGQLFQAPFWRITPSESAELIGEQLWAPLAIAAFVFARELTIWFGAWVARSGARKKALNAEAQAEYERTLEAGPSAMR, from the coding sequence ATGAGCGACCCCGAGGTTCCCAAGAACGAGCAGCCGAAGGACGTCGAGGACGTCGTCGGCAGTGCCAACGAGGGACTCGACGCCGCAGCCGCGGCCCGTGCCGACGTACCGGGCACGGACTCCGGCGCCGACGACGTCGACCCTGACCACGCAGCCTTCGAGGCCGCCGAGCGCGACTTCCCCGGCACCTTCACCAGCGAGCCGGCCCCCGGCGACGACACGCGCACCACGCCGGTCGCGTCCGGCGACGACGCGGTGCCCTCGGTGGAAGAGCGGCCCGTCGTCGCATCCGAGACGGACGCCGCCGGCACCCCCGTCTCGGAGCCCCTGACGACCCCGGCCGCCACAGTGCGCGACGACGACCGCGATGACGTCGCCGCCCGCTCCGACGACGAGTGGCGCGACCGCGATGCCGGCCGTGACGACCTCCGCACCGAGGAGGCGCCCGTGCACACGGTGGCGGACGACGCCTACGCGCCGTCTGCGGCATCCGCCGAGACCCGGGTGCTGCCCGCAGAGCCGACGGCCGTCGTGGCGCCGGCTCCCGCGCCGCCGCAGCCCATCTTCGTGCAGGCCCCCGAGCCGCCCCGCGAGCTCGGCAACCGCGGCACCGCCGGTGCTATCGGCCTGGTCGCGACCGTGGCCTTCGCCGTGCTGTACCTCGGCGCGATCCTCGGCATCGGCGCCCTCGCCGGCGACGTGACGCTCGAGAACATCGGCACGGCGGCCCTGGCGCCGCTGACGACCTGGTCGTTCTGGGTGCCCGTGGCCGTGTTCTTCCTGTCGTTCTGGCTGCTCGGCGCGTTCGTCAACCGCGCGCGCTGGGGCAAGTGGGTCACGCTCGGCCTGCTCGTCGCGCTGGCCACCTACGGCGGTCACCTGCTCGGTCAGCTCTTCCAGGCTCCGTTCTGGCGGATCACCCCCAGCGAGTCGGCCGAGCTGATCGGCGAGCAGCTGTGGGCACCGCTGGCCATCGCCGCATTCGTGTTCGCCCGCGAGCTGACCATCTGGTTCGGCGCCTGGGTGGCACGCAGCGGCGCCCGCAAGAAGGCCCTGAACGCCGAGGCCCAGGCCGAGTACGAGCGCACGCTCGAGGCAGGCCCCTCGGCGATGCGCTGA
- the rpsL gene encoding 30S ribosomal protein S12: MPTIQQLVRKGRSPKVAKTKAPALKSNPQQAGVCTRVYTTTPKKPNSAMRKVARVKLRNGTEVTAYIPGEGHNLQEHSLVLVRGGRVKDLPGVRYKIVRGALDTQAVKNRKQARSRYGAKKG; the protein is encoded by the coding sequence GTGCCAACCATTCAGCAGTTGGTTCGCAAGGGCCGCTCGCCCAAGGTCGCGAAGACCAAGGCGCCCGCCCTGAAGTCGAACCCGCAGCAGGCCGGCGTGTGCACCCGCGTGTACACCACCACCCCGAAGAAGCCGAACTCGGCGATGCGCAAGGTCGCTCGTGTGAAGCTCCGCAACGGCACCGAGGTCACCGCCTACATCCCCGGTGAGGGCCACAACCTGCAGGAGCACTCGCTGGTGCTCGTGCGCGGTGGTCGTGTGAAGGACCTTCCCGGTGTCCGCTACAAGATCGTCCGGGGTGCGCTCGACACCCAGGCTGTCAAGAACCGTAAGCAGGCTCGTTCCCGCTACGGCGCGAAGAAGGGTTGA
- a CDS encoding glycoside hydrolase family 13 protein produces the protein MTPESITGTLTGPVLPHHDGSPLYVSNDAPQLGETVIVRLRVPEGYGPLAAVRTRSNPDHEPEWTDAERIGSADGWDWWQAPIAVRNPRHGYRFVLLHENGRVEWVNQTGIHTLETLDAEDFALVANPAPPAWLHGAVMYQVFPDRFARSAQADRHPTPEWAIPAEWDAAVDPVMPGRSQQFYGGDIPGIIERLDHLVALGVDLLYLTPVFPAGSNHRYDAASFDSVDPLLGGDEAYARLVEEAHARGIRVIGDLTSNHSGDRHEWFQQALGNPGAETESFYYFTDDANTQYESWLGTPTLPKFNWASPALRERFITGEDSVVAKWLKPPYSLDGWRIDVANMTGRLGDVDLNAEVRSLLRETMLRINPDAILLGESTNDAASDLQGDGWHGAMTYPSFTRPLWGWLSEPTGEPYLTAEGDERTEPWFFGQPIGGIPRYTAREFADAVTRFTAGIPWRVRLGNMQPLDTHDTGRFATNAAAGAVPVAVGLSMTMPGVPVVFAGDEFGLTGADGEASRTPMPWSRQDEPELSERLALYRELIGLRRAHPVLGEGGMRWLHADDETVVFVRESAEESILVLATRGGADAELAPGALPGAAAAEALFGDATLAVASDGAVALAAEGPAFAVWSLPGVSLP, from the coding sequence ATGACCCCCGAATCGATCACCGGCACTCTCACCGGTCCCGTCCTCCCGCACCACGACGGCTCGCCGCTGTACGTCTCGAACGACGCCCCGCAGCTGGGCGAGACGGTGATCGTGCGCCTGCGCGTGCCCGAAGGGTACGGCCCGCTGGCCGCCGTGCGCACGCGCTCCAACCCCGACCACGAGCCGGAGTGGACCGACGCCGAGCGCATCGGGTCTGCCGACGGCTGGGACTGGTGGCAGGCGCCGATCGCGGTGCGCAACCCCCGCCACGGCTACCGCTTCGTGCTGCTGCACGAGAACGGGCGGGTCGAATGGGTGAACCAGACCGGCATCCACACCCTCGAGACCCTGGATGCCGAGGACTTCGCCCTCGTCGCCAACCCGGCCCCGCCGGCGTGGCTGCACGGAGCGGTGATGTACCAGGTGTTCCCCGACCGCTTCGCCCGGTCGGCCCAGGCCGATCGGCATCCGACCCCGGAGTGGGCCATCCCGGCGGAGTGGGATGCCGCGGTCGACCCGGTCATGCCCGGCCGCTCGCAGCAGTTCTACGGCGGCGACATCCCTGGCATCATCGAGCGCCTCGACCACCTGGTCGCCCTCGGCGTCGACCTGCTGTACCTGACCCCCGTCTTCCCGGCAGGCTCCAACCACCGCTACGACGCCGCGAGCTTCGACTCGGTCGACCCGCTGCTCGGCGGCGATGAGGCGTACGCGCGGCTCGTGGAAGAGGCGCACGCCCGCGGCATCCGGGTCATCGGCGATCTCACCAGCAACCACTCCGGCGACCGGCACGAATGGTTCCAGCAGGCGCTCGGCAACCCCGGTGCCGAGACCGAGAGCTTCTACTACTTCACCGACGACGCGAACACGCAGTACGAGTCGTGGCTGGGCACCCCCACGCTGCCGAAGTTCAACTGGGCATCGCCGGCGCTGCGCGAGCGCTTCATCACCGGCGAAGATTCGGTCGTGGCGAAGTGGCTGAAGCCGCCGTACTCGCTCGACGGCTGGCGCATCGACGTCGCGAACATGACCGGGCGCCTGGGCGACGTCGACCTGAACGCCGAGGTGCGCTCGCTGCTGCGCGAGACCATGCTGCGCATCAACCCCGATGCCATCCTGCTCGGCGAGTCGACCAACGACGCCGCCAGCGATCTGCAGGGCGACGGCTGGCACGGCGCCATGACCTACCCCTCGTTCACCCGGCCGCTGTGGGGCTGGCTCAGCGAGCCGACGGGTGAGCCCTACCTCACCGCCGAGGGGGACGAGCGCACCGAGCCGTGGTTCTTCGGGCAGCCGATCGGCGGCATCCCGCGGTACACGGCGCGCGAGTTCGCCGATGCCGTGACCCGATTCACCGCCGGCATCCCGTGGCGTGTGCGGCTGGGCAACATGCAGCCGCTCGACACCCACGACACCGGCCGCTTCGCGACGAATGCCGCGGCGGGTGCGGTGCCCGTCGCGGTCGGCCTGTCGATGACCATGCCGGGCGTGCCGGTGGTCTTCGCCGGAGACGAGTTCGGACTCACCGGCGCCGACGGCGAGGCCAGCCGCACGCCCATGCCGTGGTCGCGGCAGGACGAACCCGAGCTCTCCGAACGCCTCGCGCTGTACCGCGAGCTGATCGGACTGCGCCGCGCGCATCCCGTGCTGGGCGAGGGTGGCATGCGCTGGCTGCACGCCGATGACGAGACCGTGGTGTTCGTGCGCGAGAGCGCCGAGGAGAGCATCCTCGTGCTCGCCACGCGCGGGGGAGCGGATGCCGAACTCGCCCCCGGCGCCCTGCCCGGTGCCGCCGCCGCGGAGGCGCTCTTCGGAGATGCGACCCTGGCGGTGGCATCCGACGGCGCCGTGGCGCTCGCGGCCGAAGGCCCCGCCTTCGCCGTCTGGTCCCTCCCCGGCGTCTCCCTCCCCTGA
- a CDS encoding SCO7613 C-terminal domain-containing membrane protein, with amino-acid sequence MSGGWADAAITRLQDANTCPVCESAPLMSGRCPRCGADLAGAQGATLWHASRVAVDALRVREAARLRIPRAVPAASAPAAGAPVPSGPSLSGPSVRNHIAHDKRAQAGFLTQNVVSHGQGVRPAGRGAGAPANDGASLQSVLATAGAALFAVAAIVFTFFNPELADRAVRSTIIGVVTLAFLAGAWLLARRRLQSSAEAVGGLGLVFVGLDVQAVAGSFADDAASWTSAALATAVAGGLLLAAALRARIRIWLWAALPALASVPALLCFAVQTALPAALLLAAAGFAATGLIALLPRLAPRFPARETAQTEPDAAPRPVRRALAPEVAALTAVQLVVAVLAVARILFADAEPIAIAVVLGVLAVHAVLAAAQAMPGVWGAVAGVLGVAAGAFAASSLVHGDRAFEWILAIVPAGAVVMLIVGALVPLPRRTPRLPLAVGAGLAAGVTSAPAVLYAAMIGTTVLSSVGAPAGAVVAPGPVLGPGGWPQIIALAVISAGFGAFALCARHRADVRVLRGAAQVVCALYAIGALFSLAAAHVLILPAAIGVLLAVTAVAAGVIVVRKNLVPASVRGILVVGAHAALLLAVPLSWQDRQLVPVAGVAAIAVLAVVARTIPRPSRFLHVGAGYGYALALVATALSLTGNALTGVGGIALLCLTASAGLLGAIVATFVPAVAARNWQAILVVATVPFTIAVVQVVFERSGWTALSTGLMFVLALSLLLTRRAGLTVVVRTLAAAMLVPSLAVVVLCLGAQLLVQSGSPVVLPVIALLVALVLPSGALIRDGLVARGRMKTTADAARVAIEASALLTAAIAVGLALVREAAGFGTACLVLIILGVGAALTSLLAGRRYGWWVAGAAFTGALWSLWALNGVELPEAYLLPPALGAVLVAVLLTLRSARATALFAAGLAGAIVPVLVLLVAGAGTDAVPWRAHGLLAAGWALLGVAVVLGRGARTPLRRLRPLRTPAALLASAAALGGTTQSVRWGSGLDASPVLGGDAGVFLLCVGMSALAALVLLATARMLRSDARTIGASAASAGSATSGSATSGAAASGAAASAASLPGRLATSRWVTVPAALAFAAGTWSAIAEDWFAIWGMWTLMLCWLVVMVRATRRTIADSSSPLPPVWVLFGISFITAVVAWSPRELRVEMFSLPLGAFLLAAGALAMRQTHDTAPARLDDWPHRWRGSWALLAPGLIVMLSASVVSTFTDPLTWRAILVMGIALAAILVGAARRLAAPFVIGLVVLPIENVFVFSVQLGRGIESMPWWITLATMGAVLLIIAVAGERREGAGMGVVARVRDLR; translated from the coding sequence ATGAGCGGGGGATGGGCGGATGCCGCGATCACGCGGCTGCAGGATGCGAACACCTGCCCGGTCTGCGAGTCGGCGCCGCTGATGAGCGGGCGCTGCCCGCGCTGCGGCGCGGACCTGGCGGGGGCACAGGGTGCCACGCTGTGGCACGCGTCGCGCGTCGCCGTGGACGCACTGCGCGTGCGCGAGGCGGCCCGGCTGCGCATCCCCCGTGCCGTCCCCGCGGCATCCGCCCCCGCCGCCGGCGCCCCCGTGCCGTCCGGCCCCTCGCTGTCCGGCCCCTCGGTGAGAAACCACATCGCGCATGACAAACGCGCGCAGGCAGGGTTTCTCACGCAGAATGTGGTTTCTCACGGGCAAGGAGTGCGGCCGGCAGGGCGCGGGGCCGGAGCGCCGGCGAACGATGGCGCGAGCCTGCAGTCGGTGCTCGCCACGGCGGGAGCGGCACTGTTCGCGGTCGCGGCGATCGTGTTCACCTTCTTCAACCCCGAACTCGCCGACCGCGCGGTGCGCAGCACGATCATCGGGGTGGTGACGCTCGCGTTCCTGGCCGGCGCGTGGCTGCTCGCCCGGCGCCGCCTGCAGTCCTCGGCCGAGGCTGTCGGGGGACTGGGCCTGGTGTTCGTCGGCCTCGATGTGCAGGCCGTGGCGGGGTCCTTCGCAGACGACGCCGCCTCCTGGACATCCGCGGCCCTCGCGACCGCGGTTGCGGGCGGGTTGCTGCTCGCGGCGGCGCTGCGCGCTCGCATCCGCATCTGGCTCTGGGCCGCCCTCCCCGCCCTGGCATCCGTGCCGGCGCTGCTGTGCTTCGCCGTGCAGACCGCACTGCCTGCCGCTCTTCTGCTGGCGGCGGCCGGCTTCGCCGCCACCGGCCTGATCGCCCTGCTCCCGCGTCTCGCACCGCGGTTCCCCGCTCGCGAGACGGCTCAGACCGAACCGGATGCCGCTCCGCGCCCCGTCCGGCGCGCCCTCGCGCCCGAGGTCGCCGCTCTCACCGCCGTGCAGCTGGTCGTCGCGGTGCTCGCCGTCGCGCGGATCCTGTTCGCGGACGCCGAACCGATCGCCATCGCCGTCGTGCTCGGCGTGCTCGCGGTGCACGCGGTGCTGGCCGCGGCGCAGGCCATGCCGGGCGTGTGGGGCGCCGTGGCCGGCGTGCTCGGCGTGGCCGCCGGTGCCTTCGCCGCGTCGAGCCTCGTGCACGGCGACCGCGCCTTCGAATGGATCCTCGCGATCGTGCCGGCGGGTGCCGTGGTCATGCTCATCGTGGGTGCTCTCGTGCCCCTGCCACGGCGCACTCCGCGTCTGCCGCTCGCCGTGGGCGCCGGGCTCGCCGCCGGCGTGACCAGCGCCCCGGCAGTTCTGTACGCCGCGATGATCGGCACCACGGTGCTGAGCTCGGTGGGCGCGCCCGCGGGCGCCGTCGTCGCGCCCGGGCCGGTGCTCGGGCCGGGCGGCTGGCCGCAGATCATCGCCCTCGCGGTGATCTCGGCAGGGTTCGGGGCCTTCGCGCTCTGCGCCCGGCACCGCGCCGATGTGCGGGTGCTGCGCGGCGCCGCGCAGGTGGTCTGTGCGCTGTACGCGATAGGTGCACTGTTCTCCCTCGCCGCCGCACACGTGCTGATCCTGCCCGCGGCCATCGGCGTGCTGCTGGCGGTGACGGCTGTCGCAGCGGGCGTGATCGTCGTGAGGAAGAACCTCGTACCGGCATCCGTCCGCGGCATCCTCGTCGTCGGGGCGCATGCCGCCCTGCTGCTGGCGGTGCCGCTGTCCTGGCAGGACCGCCAGCTCGTACCCGTGGCAGGTGTCGCGGCGATCGCCGTGCTGGCGGTGGTCGCCCGCACCATCCCTCGCCCCTCGCGCTTCCTGCACGTGGGGGCCGGGTACGGGTACGCGCTCGCACTCGTGGCCACCGCACTGTCATTGACCGGCAACGCGCTGACCGGCGTCGGCGGCATAGCACTGCTGTGCCTCACCGCCTCGGCGGGCCTGCTCGGCGCGATCGTCGCGACCTTCGTCCCGGCGGTGGCGGCCCGCAACTGGCAGGCGATCCTCGTGGTCGCGACCGTGCCGTTCACGATCGCGGTCGTGCAGGTGGTGTTCGAGCGCAGCGGCTGGACCGCACTGTCGACCGGACTCATGTTCGTGCTCGCGCTGTCGCTGCTGCTCACCCGCCGCGCGGGGCTCACCGTGGTGGTGCGCACGCTCGCGGCCGCCATGCTCGTCCCGTCGCTCGCGGTGGTCGTGCTGTGCCTGGGGGCCCAGCTGCTCGTGCAGAGCGGATCGCCGGTCGTGCTGCCGGTCATCGCCCTGCTCGTCGCACTGGTGCTGCCGTCCGGCGCGCTGATCCGCGACGGACTCGTCGCACGTGGGCGCATGAAGACGACGGCGGATGCCGCACGCGTCGCGATCGAGGCCTCGGCGCTGCTCACCGCGGCGATCGCCGTGGGTCTCGCCCTCGTGCGCGAGGCGGCGGGGTTCGGCACCGCCTGCCTCGTGCTCATCATCCTCGGCGTCGGTGCCGCTCTGACCTCGCTGCTGGCCGGACGCCGCTACGGCTGGTGGGTGGCCGGCGCGGCCTTCACCGGGGCACTCTGGTCGCTGTGGGCGCTGAACGGGGTCGAGCTGCCCGAGGCGTACCTGCTGCCGCCCGCGCTCGGCGCGGTGCTGGTGGCGGTACTGCTGACTCTGCGCAGTGCGCGCGCCACCGCCCTCTTCGCCGCGGGGCTCGCCGGGGCGATCGTGCCGGTGCTGGTGCTGCTCGTCGCCGGGGCCGGGACGGATGCCGTGCCCTGGCGGGCGCACGGACTGCTCGCGGCCGGCTGGGCCCTGCTCGGTGTCGCCGTCGTGCTGGGTCGCGGCGCACGCACTCCGCTGCGCCGACTGCGCCCGCTGCGCACGCCGGCCGCGCTGCTGGCATCCGCCGCCGCGCTGGGCGGCACGACGCAGTCCGTGCGCTGGGGGAGCGGCCTGGACGCCTCGCCGGTGCTCGGCGGTGACGCCGGGGTCTTCCTGCTCTGCGTGGGCATGAGTGCCCTCGCCGCGCTGGTGCTGCTGGCGACGGCGCGGATGCTGCGCTCCGATGCACGCACGATCGGCGCGTCCGCGGCATCCGCCGGCTCTGCGACATCCGGCTCTGCGACATCCGGTGCTGCGGCATCCGGGGCTGCGGCATCCGCCGCATCGCTCCCGGGCCGGCTCGCGACCTCGCGCTGGGTGACGGTGCCCGCGGCACTCGCCTTCGCAGCCGGAACCTGGTCCGCGATCGCCGAGGACTGGTTCGCGATCTGGGGGATGTGGACGCTGATGCTGTGCTGGCTCGTCGTCATGGTGCGCGCAACGCGCCGCACGATCGCGGACTCCTCGTCGCCGCTGCCCCCGGTGTGGGTGCTGTTCGGCATCTCCTTCATCACGGCGGTCGTGGCGTGGAGCCCGCGCGAACTGCGCGTGGAGATGTTCTCCCTGCCGCTCGGGGCGTTCCTGCTCGCAGCGGGAGCGCTGGCGATGCGGCAGACGCACGACACCGCCCCGGCCCGGCTCGACGACTGGCCGCACCGCTGGCGCGGCTCGTGGGCGCTGCTGGCGCCCGGGCTGATCGTCATGCTGTCGGCATCCGTCGTCTCGACCTTCACCGATCCGCTGACCTGGCGGGCGATCCTCGTGATGGGCATCGCCCTGGCCGCCATCCTGGTGGGCGCGGCCCGCCGTCTGGCCGCGCCGTTCGTGATCGGGCTGGTCGTGCTGCCCATCGAGAACGTGTTCGTCTTCTCGGTGCAGCTCGGCCGCGGCATAGAATCCATGCCGTGGTGGATCACCCTGGCCACGATGGGCGCGGTGCTGCTGATCATCGCCGTCGCGGGGGAGCGCAGAGAGGGCGCGGGCATGGGCGTGGTGGCACGCGTGCGGGATCTGCGCTGA
- a CDS encoding helix-turn-helix domain-containing protein → MPIVIDIDIMLARRKMSVQEFADAIGITPANVAVLKNGRAKAVRFTTLDAICRVLECQPGDILRYVEEDAS, encoded by the coding sequence ATGCCCATCGTCATCGACATCGACATCATGCTCGCCCGCCGCAAGATGAGCGTTCAGGAGTTCGCCGATGCCATCGGCATCACCCCGGCGAACGTCGCCGTGCTCAAGAACGGGCGGGCCAAGGCTGTGCGCTTCACCACGCTGGATGCCATCTGCCGGGTGCTCGAGTGCCAGCCCGGCGACATCCTGCGCTACGTCGAGGAGGACGCGTCATGA
- the rpsG gene encoding 30S ribosomal protein S7, whose protein sequence is MPRKGPAPKRPVVNDPVYGAPIVTSLVNKILVDGKKSLAESIVYGALRGVETKSGQDAVATLKKALDNVRPTLEVRSRRVGGSTYQVPVEVKPHRANTLALRWLVSYAKGRREKTMTERLQNEILDASNGLGAAVKRREDTHKMAESNRAFAHYRW, encoded by the coding sequence ATGCCTCGTAAGGGTCCCGCCCCGAAGCGCCCCGTCGTCAACGACCCGGTCTACGGCGCACCGATCGTCACCTCGCTCGTGAACAAGATCCTCGTCGACGGCAAGAAGTCGCTCGCCGAGTCGATCGTCTACGGCGCCCTCCGCGGTGTCGAGACCAAGAGCGGCCAGGACGCGGTCGCCACGCTCAAGAAGGCGCTCGACAACGTGCGCCCCACACTCGAGGTCCGCAGCCGCCGCGTCGGTGGCTCGACCTACCAGGTTCCGGTCGAGGTCAAGCCGCACCGCGCGAACACCCTCGCGCTGCGCTGGCTGGTCAGCTACGCGAAGGGCCGTCGTGAGAAGACGATGACCGAGCGTCTGCAGAACGAGATCCTCGACGCCTCGAACGGTCTGGGTGCCGCGGTCAAGCGCCGCGAGGACACCCACAAGATGGCCGAGTCGAACCGCGCCTTCGCCCACTACCGCTGGTAA
- a CDS encoding spermidine/putrescine ABC transporter substrate-binding protein: MERSLETQVSQAVEAWLRWVPRWAPATHRGRVAPCRRCLGSPVLSAAGIGANVPHGVQHGMSTRIKAIVDQAVAEYTARNLPMLQAELDHQAARNRSRAYRPAEGLDPEFEGMPLDPDPVPGAPFLFTVAGMADEAAAELPPLPPLSDEAKAALRQEVALADDYANMIGREICGLLLRHRLRVQAAISQYVEPQIELMLAELSEALDSPFDPDGL; encoded by the coding sequence GTGGAGAGGTCACTGGAAACCCAGGTCAGCCAGGCCGTTGAGGCGTGGCTGCGCTGGGTGCCGAGGTGGGCTCCCGCCACGCACCGCGGCCGGGTCGCTCCCTGCCGCCGCTGCCTGGGATCGCCCGTGCTCTCGGCTGCCGGGATCGGGGCGAACGTGCCGCACGGGGTGCAGCACGGCATGTCGACCCGCATCAAGGCGATCGTCGATCAGGCCGTCGCCGAGTACACCGCGCGCAATCTGCCGATGCTGCAGGCCGAGCTCGACCATCAGGCCGCCCGCAACCGGTCCCGCGCATACCGCCCGGCCGAGGGGCTCGACCCGGAGTTCGAGGGGATGCCGCTGGACCCCGACCCCGTGCCGGGCGCGCCGTTCCTCTTCACCGTCGCCGGGATGGCCGACGAGGCCGCGGCCGAGCTGCCGCCCCTGCCGCCGTTGAGCGACGAGGCGAAGGCGGCTCTGCGCCAGGAGGTCGCCCTCGCCGACGACTACGCGAACATGATCGGGCGTGAGATCTGCGGGCTGCTGCTGCGCCACCGGCTGCGGGTGCAGGCGGCGATCTCGCAGTACGTCGAGCCGCAGATCGAGCTCATGCTCGCCGAGCTGAGCGAGGCGCTCGACTCGCCGTTCGACCCCGACGGCCTGTAG
- a CDS encoding DUF2975 domain-containing protein: MQPVATLVLRGLIVVLIALLLFVQIIMIPGVAAETALRNPDLAYLRIPGIIGAVLFLALVETVLLCVFALLSLVRADRIFSPRAFRYVDIIIATMLIAALLLIASYIVLSLGRAVNPGILILAVFGIVVSLSLALLVGVMRGLLRKALQLEQDLSEVV, encoded by the coding sequence ATGCAGCCCGTCGCCACCCTCGTGCTCCGAGGCCTGATCGTCGTCCTGATCGCCCTGCTGCTGTTCGTGCAGATCATCATGATCCCCGGGGTGGCGGCCGAGACCGCGCTGCGCAACCCCGACCTCGCCTACCTGCGGATTCCGGGCATCATCGGCGCCGTGCTCTTCCTCGCCCTCGTCGAGACCGTGCTGCTGTGCGTGTTCGCGCTGCTCTCGCTCGTGCGTGCAGACCGCATCTTCAGCCCTCGCGCGTTCCGCTACGTCGACATCATCATCGCCACGATGCTGATCGCGGCACTGCTGCTGATCGCCTCGTACATCGTGCTCTCGCTCGGCCGGGCGGTGAATCCCGGCATCCTGATCCTCGCCGTCTTCGGCATCGTCGTCAGTCTCTCGCTCGCGCTGCTGGTGGGCGTGATGCGAGGGCTGCTGCGCAAGGCGCTGCAGCTCGAGCAGGACCTCTCCGAGGTGGTCTGA